Proteins from a genomic interval of Thermus antranikianii DSM 12462:
- a CDS encoding type II toxin-antitoxin system VapC family toxin, protein MNLLLDSHIVLWWLSDDPRLSRKARRLIEGADQVFVSAATTWELAVKASLGKLRMPEGFVEVVEEEGFTHLPITPVHAMAVRSLPWHHRDPFDRILLAQAMVEGLRLVSADQALVPYGRFVIRV, encoded by the coding sequence TTGAACCTGTTGCTCGATAGTCACATCGTGCTGTGGTGGCTTTCCGATGATCCAAGGCTGAGCCGCAAGGCCCGCCGGTTGATTGAGGGGGCCGACCAGGTCTTCGTGAGCGCCGCAACCACCTGGGAGCTTGCCGTGAAGGCTTCCCTGGGCAAGCTGCGGATGCCGGAGGGTTTTGTGGAGGTGGTGGAGGAAGAGGGGTTCACCCATCTCCCCATCACCCCGGTACACGCCATGGCGGTCCGAAGCCTGCCGTGGCATCATCGCGACCCCTTCGACCGCATCCTCCTGGCCCAGGCCATGGTGGAGGGGCTGAGGTTGGTGAGCGCGGATCAGGCGCTGGTTCCCTACGGAAGATTCGTGATCAGGGTTTAA
- a CDS encoding type II toxin-antitoxin system Phd/YefM family antitoxin, which yields MPKAADRNKKLVNIAEAKAQLSRLVKRVEQGEVILIGRYGRVVAKLVPPDTPPKPRRVPGVWKGKVWIAPDFDEPNAEMARMMEEGPVEPVAR from the coding sequence ATGCCCAAGGCGGCGGATCGGAACAAGAAACTGGTCAACATCGCCGAGGCCAAGGCCCAGCTCTCCCGGTTGGTGAAGCGGGTTGAGCAGGGGGAGGTCATCCTTATCGGGCGGTACGGGCGGGTGGTGGCCAAGCTGGTGCCGCCCGACACCCCTCCGAAGCCCAGGCGGGTGCCAGGGGTCTGGAAGGGGAAGGTCTGGATCGCCCCGGACTTCGATGAACCCAATGCCGAGATGGCCCGGATGATGGAGGAAGGTCCGGTTGAACCTGTTGCTCGATAG